The region GAATGAAAACAAACCTTATCATATTGATTATTGCTTTACTTCAAATGATTTTATAGAAGTTTTAGAAAGCGTCGAAGTCGGCAATTATAAAGATTGGACTTCATACAGCGACCATAAACCTTTAATCATTAAATTCAATATATAAACTATGAATAATTGGACCAAACGTTGGGACAACCGCTACAGCACTGAAGAATTTGCATATGGCGAAGAACCCAATAATTACCTCAAAGAACAAATTGAAAAACTAAATCCCGGCACGATTCTTTTCCCTGCCGAAGGCGAAGGACGAAATGCCATTTTTGCAGCCAAACTAGGCTGGAATGTTTCTGCTTTTGATATTAGTGAAGAAGGAAGAAATAAGGCATTAAAACTTGCTGAAGCAAACAATGTTTCGATTGATTATCAAGTTGGCGAATTAGAAACTCTTGATTTTCAAGAAGGGCAATTTGAAGCACTTGCTTTGATTTATGCACATTTTCCGGCAGAAATCAAGTCTGAGATTCATAAACAGCTGAATGTGTTATTAAAAAAAGATGGCATTATTATTTTTGAAGCTTTCAGCAAAAAACATTTGGAATATGTAACCAAAAACGAAAAAGTGGGCGGACCAAAAGACATTGAATCTCTTTTTTCAATAGAAGAAATCAAAACCGATTTTCCTAACTATGAAATCTTTGAATTAGAAGAAAAAGAAATCGAACTGAGCGAAGGTTTATTTCATAATGGGACTGGTTCTGTAATTCGGTTTGTAGGGAGAAAACAATAAATTACACTTGTCGTGGAGACGCACTGCGGTGCGTCTCTACAAAAAATATCTTAAAAAAATATTCCCTTGGAAGATAATTCGTAAATTTGAAAAAATATTCAATGTCATGGATTTACAAACTAGAAAAATAGAATTTGTAAAAGAGTTTTTAAAAATTCAAAGCGAAGAACTGATTTCTCAGCTAGAAAATTTATTAAAAAGCAAAGATATTTCTGATGATAATGATTTTTTCAAACCAATGTCAATTGAAGAATTTAACAATAGAATAGACCAATCTGAAGATGATTTTAAAAATGGAAGATATAAAACGACTTCTCAGCTTTTAGAAAAATACAAATAATGAAATTAAAAATTGTCTGGTCGCAGTTTGCAGAAAATGAAATTGATAAAATCTACGACTATTATCTTCATAAAGCAGGAATTAGAGTCGCTAAAAAAATCATCCAGGAAATAATTTCTGAGCCAAATAAGCTCGTTTCCAATAATCTTTCTACCCAAATCGAAGAACTTTTACTTGACAGAGAAAACGAATATCATTATTTAGTTTGTAAAAATTACAAAATTATTTACAGCATAGATAAAGAAAATAAACAAAACCAAATCGCTGATGTTTTTGACACAAGACAAAATCCTGTAAAACTAAAGCGTACAAAATAAGCTTTATACAAGTAATACTACGTATTGCGTTTCAAAAATATTTATGCTCCATAATTTCAGATCTTAATGCTGAAACTTCCAAAATCCCAATTCTTTTCCCAACCGTTTGAATCAAAGCTTCCTTTTTAAGACTCGAGATAATACGAATCGCTTGCTCTTCAGTCGTTCCAGCAAAATCAGCGATTTCTTTTCTGGAAAGATCAATATCTATCAAACCATTGATTTGTCCAAATTTTCGATGAATATAAAGCAATAAATCAATCACGCGTTCACGAACATTCATGTGGGCGATTTTGCGAATATTGTTTTCGCTTTTATTTAATTCTTCTGCATAAAAAAGCATTAAAGCATAAGTAAACTCAGGAACTTCTTTTAAAATTTCAAGCATCGTTTCATTACTGAAATTACACAAAACAGTATCTTCAAG is a window of Flavobacterium crocinum DNA encoding:
- a CDS encoding class I SAM-dependent methyltransferase, with product MNNWTKRWDNRYSTEEFAYGEEPNNYLKEQIEKLNPGTILFPAEGEGRNAIFAAKLGWNVSAFDISEEGRNKALKLAEANNVSIDYQVGELETLDFQEGQFEALALIYAHFPAEIKSEIHKQLNVLLKKDGIIIFEAFSKKHLEYVTKNEKVGGPKDIESLFSIEEIKTDFPNYEIFELEEKEIELSEGLFHNGTGSVIRFVGRKQ
- a CDS encoding type II toxin-antitoxin system RelE/ParE family toxin, which produces MKLKIVWSQFAENEIDKIYDYYLHKAGIRVAKKIIQEIISEPNKLVSNNLSTQIEELLLDRENEYHYLVCKNYKIIYSIDKENKQNQIADVFDTRQNPVKLKRTK
- a CDS encoding Crp/Fnr family transcriptional regulator, yielding MKEEQTLCYSCTNENCFIKKHLHLEQMADYVSKKQQVICKKSDPFIVEGASLQGLYFICKGKAKTVKTGINGREQIVRLTSNGDIIGFRGFGTSKKYLIGAYALEDTVLCNFSNETMLEILKEVPEFTYALMLFYAEELNKSENNIRKIAHMNVRERVIDLLLYIHRKFGQINGLIDIDLSRKEIADFAGTTEEQAIRIISSLKKEALIQTVGKRIGILEVSALRSEIMEHKYF